The region ATTACTGAATTTGAAAAAAGGCGGTTTAGCTCAGTTGGTTAGAGCAGCGGAATCATAATCCGCGTGTCCGGGGTTCGAGTCCCTGAACCGCCACATTAAAAGCCTTCTGTGCACATGCAGAGGGCTTTTTTGTTTAAGGGTCAGGCATCTGTTCAAACCCATTTCAGACCGTTTTATGAACACCATTCGTGCTGGTACAAAACTTGCCCATTAAATTAAACGTTTGTTAATTTATTGAAGTTAGGTCTCACCGGATGGCAGAATTCAGATCAAATGGGCAAAGAGTTGTTCGGGAATTGTTCAGGGAGGTTTGATGATGAGGATACGGTTTTTTGCGGTAGCGATGCTGGGTGTAATGGTGGTGCTTTTGTCGGGGGAAAAGAATACCCGGGCCGCAACGGCAATGGTTGATACAATTTACCACGATAATTCGCTGGAATATGAAGACAGCAACCAGGATTGGAACGGGAATGGTATCCTCGACGAAACCGATCGTTTCGGAGGTACACCCAACGATGGTGTGCTTCATTGGCCGGCTGGGATTCATGTTCTCTCGAATGCGTACGGGGAGTATCAGGTTGGAGCGAACCATAAGTTGATCATTTCTCCCGGATCGGTGGTTGCCCTTAATCTGAATGTGGGAAATGGTTCCAGTGTCCTTGCCAAACAAGCTACCTTTCGTTCGATTACTCCCAATATCTACATGCAGATTCTTTTTGGCGACGGCAGTGAATTGGCGTTTGAAGGATGTATTTTCGATACCCTTTCTTCGATAGCCTCCGGTGTGGGAGCCAAAGGCAAACTCACCCTGCAGGATTGCGATCTGACCGATAAAATGGGATCGAACACCTATTCCACATTTGATGTGGTTTGCTCCGAATTAACCATTGAAGACAGCAGACTCTTTCTTGTGAACGGAGCCCGAATTTCGGCTGACCGCTTGTCCTTTACGGGATCGAATTTTTATTTTTATAATTCACTTGTAAAAACAATGGATTATGGAAATTCCTTCACCTGCCCTTTTGATAATCTGGAAAGCCTCTGGAACGGAGCCGTTTACCTGTACCACCCGGAAAACGCCTCCATTCAGAAATGCCGGTTTGAGGGACAGGGTGGTTTTGCTCTGGCCATTGAGGATTCCGCGGGCGCGGAAGTGGCTATAAACGAGTGTTCCTTTATCGATGCGGCCGTGGGACTTTGGGTGAGCAATCAATTATTGCAGTGGAGTGACTTTACCTGGAATTATTGGGGAGGGTCGCGTGGACCTCATATTTTTTTGTTTGATCTGTCCACGTCTACCTATTTTAGCGGGTATAATTTTAATGAAAAACGGTCCAGTGACGGCGTTCTGCTGGCTGTTCACACGGAACCCAATGCCGATTACACGGTTCGGTTTGATCCCTACATTTCGAGCGATCCCGGGGATGAAAACGCCGACAGTGATCTGGACGGACTCACCAATAATCAGGAAGACACGATCTGGGGAACCGATCCGTACAATCCCGACACGGACGGCGACGGTATCCTGGACGGCGTTGAAGTTCGGAATGGAACCAATCCGCTGGATCCGGGAGATCCGAGCTTTGAGCGGCCCGAAATAACCGAAGCCGATTCGGCTCTTCAAGACAAAGGAAATGACGATATTTTAGAGGCGATTTCGCCGGAAGCCGCCGATACGCTGCGCCAGCGGCTTGAAGCCGCTTCTCCCGAGGAAAAGGCTGATTTGTGGGAAAAGACCTTCGCGAAAATTGCTGAAGAAGGAATCCTGGGATCGTTAATGGTGGATGCTTTCAGCGATGATGAGAATCTGCAATCCTGGTTGGATCCCGCTTACGATCCCAACTGGCTGATTAATTATTATCTGGACGGCATGATTCAGGACAACTACGATTCTGCCTCCTACGCAGCCCGGATGAATCAATTGGTGGCCACGGCTCCGGATACCCTGAACAAATTTCTTCAGAGGAAGCACTGTCCGGCTCCTTCTGCGGATTTTCAATTGAGCCGCTCGGAAAGCGGCCTGGCTATTTACAAATCTCCCGGAGAAAAAAAGGCCGGCGTGCTCTTTACGCAGAAGGATGTGCAAGAAAATCCGCCCCTTTTGGGTGAAAATGAAAAAGGAGCCATCAACGCCATGGAAGGCGTGGGGAAACTGATTGAAAAAGTGGACAAAACCGGATTCATTTCAAAAATCTACAATACGGATCTGATTACGGGTACGCTGAAAGCCGGAATCAAAGTGACCAAAAAGTACATTTCGGCCCAGGGGCAGCTTTACCGTGTAACCAAAGACAACACCACCTACGTCAACAATCCGCCGGCTGCTCGTACCGACCTCTGGATTTCAAAAGATAAGGTCATTACGGTACAGGGGATTGGACAAATCGGAACGGTTCTCGAGGATGATTCGGGACAGAATAAATACATTGTGGTGAGTGGAAAGGTCTTTAAAAACGATTCCAAAAATTGGAGCTGGTTTCGCCGCTCGTGGACGTCCAAATTTGTGGGGGGCATTCCGGATCAGATTATCCCGCTGATTCCGGTTGATCCGGCGAAAGGAATTTACAAGGTCGATACCTCGAAAATTCCGTCCACGATTGGCGGGCAGCACCCCTTGTTAAAAAGAGCCGCACCGGACAGTACCGAGGCTTTTTTCGCCCTGTGTGACCCCGACAGCGATGGCGTGGCGGAAGTCCTTTTACTGGACTCGGATGGAGACAAGGTGTTTGACACCTTTTTGTATGCCACCGCCGGCGACAGGCTCGGATACAATCTTATTAAAATTGATTCCAATGAGGATGGAAAAATCGACCTTATTTTGGCCGATCTGGATGCTACGGGGACCCCCGACGCAGCCGATTTAAACGCAGACGGTACCTACGACGCCTTCGACACCAACGGCGACGGCCTGTTTGACCGCATTGACGTGGATTTCGATGGGAAATTCGATGCGCTGGATGTCAATCTGGACGGTACATTGGATGTGTTCTTCCTCTCAGGTTCAGAGAATCTTGGGATCCCGCAAAAGACAGAACGTTTTCCCAAGAGATTTACGTGCTCGCCCGTGTACCCCAATCCCGCATCATCCGGAGAGATGCTTGCGTTTTCGTACGAGCTGGCCCGGCCGGCCGATGTCAAAATCGCGGTTTACAATGTCCTCGGCCAAAAACTGGCAGAATGGTCTTTGAAGCAGCGTCCCGCTGGCCGGTACCCGTTTCACTGGGATGGAACGGGTAAGAACGGCGCCCGGCTCCCTGGCGGCCTCTACTTTATTCGCTTCTTCGTAGATGCAGGCCGGACCTTTCAGGCCGTGCGAAAGGTCGTGCTGATGCGTTAACGATTCTTTTCTTCGTTTACCCGGCAAGAAAGCAAAACTTGCCGGGTTTTTTATTTTTCGAATCCGGGCATAAAAACATTTACTTACAGACGAACGTCATTTTACAAAAGAGTTGCAATTTCTCTAAAATTTTCATTAATTACACCCATGCTGCTTACAGAACAAATCTTAAAAAATTTCAAGGAGTTTGTCCGCGACCAGCACCTGATTAAACCGGAAGAGGGCCTTCTGGTGGCGGTTTCCGGCGGGGTTGACTCGGTGGTTTTACTGGACCTGTTGCACCAGGTTCAGTCGGAGTGGAAACTGCGCCTGAAGGTGATTCATTTAAACCACAGCATCCGGGGCCGCGAGGCCGACCGGGATGAGACCTTTGTGCGAAAACTGGCGGACGCGTACGGGCTGGAGGGCATTTTTGAAAAACAGGATGTTCCGGCCTATCGGAAAGAGCACCGTCTGGGTCTGGAAGAGGCGGCCCGGGAGGTGCGGTATCGATTTTATGAGAGGGCTCTGGCCCAAACCGGATTTCAAAAGGTGGCTCTCGGGCACCAGAAAAATGACCAGGCGGAAACCATTCTTGCCAATTTTTTACGGGGGGCCGGAATGGCGGGACTGAGCGGAATTCCTGTTCAAAGAGGGCCGTTTATTCGTCCCCTGCTGTGGGCCTCGCGGGAGGACATTCTTCAATATGCTCGGGAAAAAGAGCTTGAGTTTCAGCAGGATTCCACCAATGCAGATGTGGACTATCGCCGAAACCGGATTCGCCGCGAGTTGATTCCCTATTTGAAGGAACATTTTAATCCCGAAATTGTAGAACAGACCTACCGGGTGGGACGCATCTTCTCGGAAATCGAATCATTCCTGATTGCTACGGCTCACGACTCTGCGGAAGACTGTATTCTTTTACAAAATCATTCAAAAATTATTCTTGATATTGATAAATTTTCAAAGTATTTTAATATAATAAAGAAATATATTTTAAGAGAATGTTTGGTCAAACTGGGGGTTGCACAATCACGTTTAACCTTTACGATGTATGATGCCTTGCTGTCCCTCGCGGAAAAGGGCAAAAAAGGACGAAAAATTCCGGTTGGTTCACATATTACGGTTTTGATTGACCAGTCCGGTTTGGTTATTCAAAGGGATCGCCCGATCCCGGAGCAACATCCCCTGACGGTTGAGCCGGGGCGAGACTACACGCTGAGCGATTATGGTGTGGTATTTCAAACACAGTTCTGTTCTGATCCTCAGGAATTTCAACGCAGTGTTCATGATCCGACAATCGAATATGTGGACTGGGAACGGCTTCAGGGGAAAAAACTCTTGCTTCGGCCGTGGCGCAAAGGAGACCGGTTCTTCCCATTGGGAATGGCGGGGCAGAAAAAAATCTCCGATTTTTTGATAGATGAAAAGGTGCCTCTCCACGAAAGACCACGCATTTTGGTATTCACAGCGGATGAAGAAATTGTTTGGATTTGCGGATATCGGTTGGACAATCGCTTCAGAGTAACAAAATCTACCAAAAAAAGCCTTAAGTTAGCCGTAGAAAAAATAAGGTCTTAATATGCGAAACGAACAAAACTTGCTGCAAGACGTTTTAAAAAAGGAAGAATTTGAAGTTTACATTTCGGAAGAAGATATTCGTCGGCGGACCAAGGAATTGGGACGGCAAATTGCCGAGGATTACCATGGCCGTGTGCCCATCTTTGTGGGGGTTCTGAACGGCAGCTTTATCTTTTTGGCGGATTTGATTCGTGAAGTTCCGATCGATTGTGAAATTGATTTTTTGAAGATTTCCAGCTACGGCGACGAGAAAATCTCCAGCGGAAATGTCTCATTGCTTAAAGCCCTCGATTGTGAAATCGAAGGCCGGGATCTAATCGTGGTGGAAGACATCGTGGACTCCGGACTGTCCATTCAGTACATGCGGCAGATGATTACCGCCATGAAACCGCGGTCCCTTAAATTCGTAACACTTTTATTGAAAAAACGGGATAATTCCATTGCGGCCCCAATCGATTACGTGGGCTTTGAAATTCCCGATAAGTTTGTTATCGGCTACGGCCTGGATTACAAACAAAAACTGCGCAATTTACGCGCAATTTATATTGAAAAAGAAAGTAAAATGGAGTGATATAGATGTTTAATCAGTTTGAACCCATTGAATTAAAAACCAACAAACCCGGTCAGAAAACACCGCCCAAGCGGCCAACGCTTCCGAGGCGTTCAAAAAATCAGAAGGGGAATGCTCCCGGCGGGAATAACGCCCCCAATGATGAAAATGGCGGCTGGAAACGCTATTCCCGTTCAATTACAATCTGGATTCTGATTATTCTTGGTTCCATTCTTTTTGCGCAGGCCTTCAGTAATTTGGGACGAAAAGGTGAACAGGTTATCAGTTACAGTGAGTATATGCGCCTGCTGGAGGCCAATCAAATTGAACGTGCCGTTATTAAGGATCACGAATTTCATGGCGTTTTAAAACATGAGAATGCCACGAAAGTGGGCGGCCGTGTGGTTAATTTTAAGCGATTCAAAGTCATGCTTCCCTTCATAAACAAGGACATGCTGGCGCAATGGGACAAGGCGGGAATCAAATACGATTTTCGGGAAAAATCCATGGACTGGCTGGGGTATTTGCTCAATCTGCTTCCGTGGATTGCTCTGGCGGCCATCTGGTTCTACCTGCTGAAACGCATGCAGGGCGGGGGAAGCAAGGGAATCTTTTCGTTTGGAAAATCCCGGGCCAAGCTGATGATGCAGGACAAGCTTCGGGTGACATTTGATGACGTGGCCGGTGCAGACGAAGCCAAACAGGAATTGTTGGAAATAATTGATTTTTTGAGAGATCCCGGAAAGTTTCAAAAGCTGGGCGGACACATTCCGAAGGGTGCCCTTTTGTTGGGGCCTCCGGGGACCGGGAAAACGCTGCTGGCAAAAGCCGTGGCGGGCGAGGCCGGGGTACCGTTTTTCAGTATCAGCGGCGCCGATTTTGTGGAGATGTTCGTCGGTGTGGGCGCATCCCGCGTGCGGGATTTGTTTGAACAGGGAAAGAAAAATGCCCCCTGCATTATTTTTATTGATGAAATTGATGCCGTAGGCCGCCACCGGGGCGCCGGATTAGGCGGCGGGCACGATGAACGGGAACAAACTCTGAATCAGCTTCTGGTTGAAATGGACGGGTTTGATTCCAACGAAGGGGTCATCCTCATCGCCGCAACCAACCGGCCGGATGTGTTGGATCAGGCCCTGCTGCGGCCGGGACGGTTTGACCGGCAGATTGTGGTGGACCGGCCCGATGTGCGCGGACGCGAGGGCATTTTGCGGGTACACACGCGCAAAATTCCCTTAGACAAGGATGTGGATCTGGAAATTATCGCCAAAGGAACACCGGGATTTTCCGGCGCCGATCTGGCCAATC is a window of Calditrichota bacterium DNA encoding:
- a CDS encoding T9SS type A sorting domain-containing protein — encoded protein: MMRIRFFAVAMLGVMVVLLSGEKNTRAATAMVDTIYHDNSLEYEDSNQDWNGNGILDETDRFGGTPNDGVLHWPAGIHVLSNAYGEYQVGANHKLIISPGSVVALNLNVGNGSSVLAKQATFRSITPNIYMQILFGDGSELAFEGCIFDTLSSIASGVGAKGKLTLQDCDLTDKMGSNTYSTFDVVCSELTIEDSRLFLVNGARISADRLSFTGSNFYFYNSLVKTMDYGNSFTCPFDNLESLWNGAVYLYHPENASIQKCRFEGQGGFALAIEDSAGAEVAINECSFIDAAVGLWVSNQLLQWSDFTWNYWGGSRGPHIFLFDLSTSTYFSGYNFNEKRSSDGVLLAVHTEPNADYTVRFDPYISSDPGDENADSDLDGLTNNQEDTIWGTDPYNPDTDGDGILDGVEVRNGTNPLDPGDPSFERPEITEADSALQDKGNDDILEAISPEAADTLRQRLEAASPEEKADLWEKTFAKIAEEGILGSLMVDAFSDDENLQSWLDPAYDPNWLINYYLDGMIQDNYDSASYAARMNQLVATAPDTLNKFLQRKHCPAPSADFQLSRSESGLAIYKSPGEKKAGVLFTQKDVQENPPLLGENEKGAINAMEGVGKLIEKVDKTGFISKIYNTDLITGTLKAGIKVTKKYISAQGQLYRVTKDNTTYVNNPPAARTDLWISKDKVITVQGIGQIGTVLEDDSGQNKYIVVSGKVFKNDSKNWSWFRRSWTSKFVGGIPDQIIPLIPVDPAKGIYKVDTSKIPSTIGGQHPLLKRAAPDSTEAFFALCDPDSDGVAEVLLLDSDGDKVFDTFLYATAGDRLGYNLIKIDSNEDGKIDLILADLDATGTPDAADLNADGTYDAFDTNGDGLFDRIDVDFDGKFDALDVNLDGTLDVFFLSGSENLGIPQKTERFPKRFTCSPVYPNPASSGEMLAFSYELARPADVKIAVYNVLGQKLAEWSLKQRPAGRYPFHWDGTGKNGARLPGGLYFIRFFVDAGRTFQAVRKVVLMR
- the tilS gene encoding tRNA lysidine(34) synthetase TilS; the encoded protein is MLLTEQILKNFKEFVRDQHLIKPEEGLLVAVSGGVDSVVLLDLLHQVQSEWKLRLKVIHLNHSIRGREADRDETFVRKLADAYGLEGIFEKQDVPAYRKEHRLGLEEAAREVRYRFYERALAQTGFQKVALGHQKNDQAETILANFLRGAGMAGLSGIPVQRGPFIRPLLWASREDILQYAREKELEFQQDSTNADVDYRRNRIRRELIPYLKEHFNPEIVEQTYRVGRIFSEIESFLIATAHDSAEDCILLQNHSKIILDIDKFSKYFNIIKKYILRECLVKLGVAQSRLTFTMYDALLSLAEKGKKGRKIPVGSHITVLIDQSGLVIQRDRPIPEQHPLTVEPGRDYTLSDYGVVFQTQFCSDPQEFQRSVHDPTIEYVDWERLQGKKLLLRPWRKGDRFFPLGMAGQKKISDFLIDEKVPLHERPRILVFTADEEIVWICGYRLDNRFRVTKSTKKSLKLAVEKIRS
- the hpt gene encoding hypoxanthine phosphoribosyltransferase, whose protein sequence is MRNEQNLLQDVLKKEEFEVYISEEDIRRRTKELGRQIAEDYHGRVPIFVGVLNGSFIFLADLIREVPIDCEIDFLKISSYGDEKISSGNVSLLKALDCEIEGRDLIVVEDIVDSGLSIQYMRQMITAMKPRSLKFVTLLLKKRDNSIAAPIDYVGFEIPDKFVIGYGLDYKQKLRNLRAIYIEKESKME
- a CDS encoding ATP-dependent metallopeptidase FtsH/Yme1/Tma family protein; translated protein: MFNQFEPIELKTNKPGQKTPPKRPTLPRRSKNQKGNAPGGNNAPNDENGGWKRYSRSITIWILIILGSILFAQAFSNLGRKGEQVISYSEYMRLLEANQIERAVIKDHEFHGVLKHENATKVGGRVVNFKRFKVMLPFINKDMLAQWDKAGIKYDFREKSMDWLGYLLNLLPWIALAAIWFYLLKRMQGGGSKGIFSFGKSRAKLMMQDKLRVTFDDVAGADEAKQELLEIIDFLRDPGKFQKLGGHIPKGALLLGPPGTGKTLLAKAVAGEAGVPFFSISGADFVEMFVGVGASRVRDLFEQGKKNAPCIIFIDEIDAVGRHRGAGLGGGHDEREQTLNQLLVEMDGFDSNEGVILIAATNRPDVLDQALLRPGRFDRQIVVDRPDVRGREGILRVHTRKIPLDKDVDLEIIAKGTPGFSGADLANLVNEAALMAARKNKKRVQMEDFEEAKDKVLMGVERKSMIISDDEKRSTAYHESGHVLVAKLIPGSDPVHKVTIIPRGRALGITSYLPIDERHSYSKEYLETRMVHLLGGRAAEKIVLNHYTTGAGNDIERATEMARKMVCEWGMSEKLGPVTFGKKDEEIFIGREIAQHRDYSEETAKIIDGEVKRIVQEAADKAEKLLRDNVDLLHRLADALLEYEILDGHQIDQILAGEAMAPPPKKKKAANAARSKPRRRKKTESTTPVAEKSEKSAGSGMDEGEHS